ttgtagatcaaataatttttttcgaactaaaatattcttataatggtgaagatatacctcctcatatgcattaacgcgtgaagaaATATGAGAGTGAAAGTAATTTACTATTACTGACTTTTTACAggccaaataatttttttaagactAAACTACCATTACAACAGTATagatatacctcatcacattcataaatgtatgaagatatatatttgatctGAAATAAATcggtaataagtcaatcaggagcaaatataaacttttatccaatttttttattaatatcaataaattcgttaaattttgactaacaaatgaacttatttgttagatgaaagcaaaaccTATgagtattagatgtaattttccaaactacataggatttacgtgtaattacttCAAATCCCGAGATAGGGAAGTGCAATTATCCCAATTCTTTAATATGtattcatttgaatttttttcaccaaactattctttcaaatttaaattcaaaaattcaaatataattttaagttgcatttgaattgaaaattttaaaattatatatttcaaattcttaataaccaatcatttaaatttatttggatagtTCTAAATTAAGAGAATTTCAAATCGTTTAgttctaattttgaattatattttttttaatattaataaattttaaattcttctaATATAAAggtatttaaaattctttcttcAACTCCAAATCCAGGAATACATACATTTGGATTGATGGATTTacaaagaatttgaaatcaaaatgtaatcttgtggaaaataatttaatatttacaattttattgcTAAAGtgtgaagaaaaattatatttaaattagtttaatttaaataattcaaaagtaaaaattataaaattaataatattatgaatttatattctataataaataagcTGCTAAAAGGAAGGGTCCGTTCTCGTATTCATGAGACAGGAAAGGAAGCCTTTGCAAATTCAAGAACAATTGTTATCAACCAACGATGAGGTACTTATTTAAGGCTGGagttttaaattcaaattcttgcaATAATGTGCTCAATTCTCATTTTCGTGCACCTGGAGTTGTTCAAGTTGCTTCCCATTCAAACATGTCATCAAAATCGGTTCAAAATTCCAGAAAGATTGATAAAAATTCCGACCTGGATAGCCCCAGAGAGCTACAAAGTTTTGGCCCACTCTTCAACGAAATTCTTGGGATTTTAGGAACTGAAAATATTGCAGCCGAAAAAAACGCGCCATATGGATTTTTAGTATCCAAGGAAACGCAGTTGAGAGGCAATATGGAAAGTGCAGAAACATCAGTGTGTCAGCTGCAAAGTGCTTGTCAAAATGCCGACGAGAAAAGAGACCATGGAAAGATGGGAAATTTGGTGTTAGAAAATAACGGGAGTGGAATATCGGATGAGATTGAAGTAAAAGATGTTAGCCCAATAGTTCATAAGGTGACTGAGATTGTCAGGAGCGAAAATGGCTTGCTCTCGATGGAGGAAAGGCTGGAAAATGCTGACTTGGACTATAACGAGAAGGTCGTTGAGAAGGTACTGAAGAGGTGCTTCAAAGTTCCACATTTGGCTTTGAGGTTTTTCAAATGGGTGAAATTCAGTAAAGGGTTTCACCACACAGGGAACACTTTTAATACTATGATAAATATAGCTGGGGAAGCCAAGGAGTTTGGTTTGATTGAGGAATTAGCTGAGGAAATGGAGAAGAATTCCTGTAAGAACATTAAGACGTGGACTGTTCTTGTGTCTCATTATGGGAAAGCAAAACTGATTGGCAAAGCCCTGTTGATGTTTGAGGAAATGAAGAGTGCTGGAGTTAGACCTGATGCAATTGCCTACAGAGAAATGCTGCGTGCGCTATGCAGTGCTCGAAAAGCTGACCTTGCTTTGGAGTTTTACAAGGATATGGTGCATAATGAGGTGTCATTAGATGTGGcattatataaacaattactTAAATGCTTTGCATTGTGTGGAGATGTTGCTGCAGTGCATTTTGTTGGTGAAAACATGGTAAGACTTTCTGAGATTCCCGAACTTCACACTTATACTTTGATGCTGAAGAGTTTCTGTATTGCAGGGAGAATCAAAGAATCGTTAGAATTAATTCGTGACTTGAAGAATAAGAATATCATCCTTGACACTGGAATTTTTGAGACATTGGTGAAAGGACTTTGTAGCAGAGATAGGATTGCAGATGCAATAGAGATACTTGAAATAATGAAGAGAAGGGAtgtatttaatcaaaatatatatggaattCTTATAAGCACACATTTGAGAAGAAATGAAGTCTCCAAGGCATTTAATCTTTTCCAAGATGCAAAAGAATCTGGAAGTATCTCAGTCTCTACCTACACAAATTTGATGCAACACCTTTTCTGGaagaatgaatttgaaaaaggCTTGGAATTGTACAATGAGATGCTTGCAACGGGGATCCAATTAGATAGTGTAGCAATAACTGCTGTTGCTGCTGGTTATCTTCGGCAAAATTGTGTTTCTGAAGCATGGAAAGTGTTCAAGAGTATGGATGAGAAAGGAATTAAACCAACTTCCAAATCATATACAATATTCATAAAGGAGCTGTGTAAAGTTTCTGACACAGATGTGATCGCCAAGGTTTTGGATGAAATGGAGGCTTGCAAAGTAAATGTTCGAGATGATATCTTTTGGCAGGTAACATCTTACCTTGAGAAGAAAGGAGACATAGAAAAGCTGAATAAGCTAAAGCAGATAAAGAGAGGTTTTACCTTTTATCCTAGAGGTGGAGAGGAACTAGATGCTGATGAATGCAATCGACTGGAACTTGCAGGAGAATCAGAATCCATTCAACTAGTTCAGAAAAGGTTGTCGGATTCCTTTCCAGAGTCTGCATTGAAATTATCCAGAAATACTGATATGCAAGAAGTTTGCCAAATCTTATCTTCCTCAACTGATTGGTGCTCTATACAAGAGAAGTTGGAAGAACTTTGTTTCCAGTTTAGGCCTGAGCTTGTTGTGGAAATTTTGCGTAAATGCAGTCTTAATATAAGTACTGCCTTAAAGTTTTTCTCATGGGTAGGGAAGCAAACTGGTTATAGTCACAATGAACAATCATACAATATGGCCATGAAAATTGCTGGTCAAGGCAAAAACTTTAAACAAATGAGGAGCCTCTTCTATGAGATGAGAAGAAGAGGTTGCTCAATAACATCTGATACATGGACAATCATGATAATGCAGTATGGTCGAACAGGGTTGACAGATATTGCTTTGAGAAACTTCAGAGAGATGAAACTTAGCGATTGCAAACCAACAAAAAGCACATACAAGTTTTTGATCACCACTCTGTGTGGGAAAAAAGGTAGGAACGTTGATGAGGCCATCAAGATATATCAAGAAATGGTTCAAGTTGGTTGTGCTCCTGATAAAGAGTTGGTTGAAACTTATGTTGGCTGTTTATGTGAAGTCGATAAACTATTAGATGCGAAAAGCTCTATTGAATCTTTGCATAAATTTGGTTTCTCAATTCCACTATCTTACTCATTGTATTTCAGAGCTCTTTGCCGGGCAGGGAAGTTGGAAGATGCTTTAGCCTTGATGAATGAAACTGGCCCTGAAAGGAATCTTCTGAACCAGTACACATATGGTAGCTTGATTCATGGTTTGTTACGGAGGGGACAATTAGAAGTGGCATTGGCAAAGATGAAAGATATGAAACACCTCGGGATCCATCCTACTGTCCATGTATACACAGCTTTGATAATTCACTTTCTtaaggagaaaaatataaataaagctTTGGAAACTCTAGAGGAAATGAAAGAAGGGGGTTGTCAGCCTACCATTGTCACTTATTCAGCTTTGATGTCTGGATATGTGAGATTAGGGCAGGTTATTGATGCTTGGAATGTTTTCTATCATGTGAAACAGAATGGCCCATCACCCGATTTTAAGACTTACTCTATGTTTATAGATTGCCTCTGTAGAATAGGCAAGTCTGAAGAAGCCTTCAAACTTATTTCTGAAATGCTGCAGGATGGGATTATTCCGAGTACAATTAACTTTCGGAATATTATATATGGTCTAAATAGAGAAGGGAAACCAAATTTGGCCCATGTTGTACTAAAGA
The window above is part of the Sesamum indicum cultivar Zhongzhi No. 13 linkage group LG2, S_indicum_v1.0, whole genome shotgun sequence genome. Proteins encoded here:
- the LOC105178570 gene encoding putative pentatricopeptide repeat-containing protein At5g06400, mitochondrial, which encodes MRYLFKAGVLNSNSCNNVLNSHFRAPGVVQVASHSNMSSKSVQNSRKIDKNSDLDSPRELQSFGPLFNEILGILGTENIAAEKNAPYGFLVSKETQLRGNMESAETSVCQLQSACQNADEKRDHGKMGNLVLENNGSGISDEIEVKDVSPIVHKVTEIVRSENGLLSMEERLENADLDYNEKVVEKVLKRCFKVPHLALRFFKWVKFSKGFHHTGNTFNTMINIAGEAKEFGLIEELAEEMEKNSCKNIKTWTVLVSHYGKAKLIGKALLMFEEMKSAGVRPDAIAYREMLRALCSARKADLALEFYKDMVHNEVSLDVALYKQLLKCFALCGDVAAVHFVGENMVRLSEIPELHTYTLMLKSFCIAGRIKESLELIRDLKNKNIILDTGIFETLVKGLCSRDRIADAIEILEIMKRRDVFNQNIYGILISTHLRRNEVSKAFNLFQDAKESGSISVSTYTNLMQHLFWKNEFEKGLELYNEMLATGIQLDSVAITAVAAGYLRQNCVSEAWKVFKSMDEKGIKPTSKSYTIFIKELCKVSDTDVIAKVLDEMEACKVNVRDDIFWQVTSYLEKKGDIEKLNKLKQIKRGFTFYPRGGEELDADECNRLELAGESESIQLVQKRLSDSFPESALKLSRNTDMQEVCQILSSSTDWCSIQEKLEELCFQFRPELVVEILRKCSLNISTALKFFSWVGKQTGYSHNEQSYNMAMKIAGQGKNFKQMRSLFYEMRRRGCSITSDTWTIMIMQYGRTGLTDIALRNFREMKLSDCKPTKSTYKFLITTLCGKKGRNVDEAIKIYQEMVQVGCAPDKELVETYVGCLCEVDKLLDAKSSIESLHKFGFSIPLSYSLYFRALCRAGKLEDALALMNETGPERNLLNQYTYGSLIHGLLRRGQLEVALAKMKDMKHLGIHPTVHVYTALIIHFLKEKNINKALETLEEMKEGGCQPTIVTYSALMSGYVRLGQVIDAWNVFYHVKQNGPSPDFKTYSMFIDCLCRIGKSEEAFKLISEMLQDGIIPSTINFRNIIYGLNREGKPNLAHVVLKKKLDIKRRRKMV